The DNA region GCGCTGATCATTCTGGTGCCGATCGCCAGTGCCGTGCTCGCCAGCATGCTGTCCGGCCTGAAGCGCCTGAGCCAGGCCATGCGCGAAATCTCGCAAGGTGAAGGTGACCTGACACGTCGCATCAATGTTTCGGGTCAGGATGAAATTGCCGAAACGGCCATGGCCTTCAATACCTTCGTCGGCCACCTGCAAGACATGTTCCGTGCCGTGAAGGAAGAAGCGGATCGCGTCATCAGCGGTGTCGAACAGGCCGGCAGCACGGTACGTCGCGTGGCAGACGATTCGCGCGAAATCTCCGATGTGTCCAGCTCCAATGCGGCCACGCTGGAACAGATCACCGTCAGCATTTCGCACATTGCCGATGCCGCACGCGAAGCCGACAACCTGGTCAGCCAGACCGGCTCGGTGTCGAGCGAAAGTGCCGCCGACATGGAGAAGATCTCGCGCGAAATGGGACGCACCGTCGACGCCGTCAAGGGCCTGTCCAGCATGCTGGAAACCCTCGACAACCGTTCGCAGCAGATTACCGGCATCACCAACGTGATCAAGGACATTGCCGACCAGACCAACCTGCTGGCGCTGAATGCCGCGATTGAGGCGGCCCGTGCCGGTGAAATGGGCCGCGGCTTCGCCGTGGTGGCCGACGAAGTGCGCAAGCTGGCTGAACGCACGGCACAGGCGACGCTGGAAATTACCGGCATGGTCAACACCATCCGCGAAGAAACCAGCCAGGCCGTCACCAACATGCAGCGCACCGTCAGCTCGGTCGATGGCGGGGTCGAACTGACCCAGAACGCGGTGCAGCGTATCGAGGACATCCGTGCCGCCATGCAGAGCGTCGTGGCCAAGATGAACGAAATCTCGCTGTCCACCAGTGAGCAGCACAATGCCACTACCGTGATCGCGCAAAGTACCGAGCGCATCAACGGCCGCATCATCGACAGCGACAACTCGCTGCAGGGCGTGCACCAGACCCTGTCGGTCCTCAATGATGCCGCCTCCAAGATGCGTGAAATGTTCGGCCGCTTCCGCGTCTGATCACGACCGTCTTGCCGACGAAGCCACCGCCCAGCGGTGGCTTTTTTCATGGCGATGACCGCAACTGTACTGGTCGGAACACTGATACGGTTTTTCACAAAAATCGCCAACTGTATATGTAATTGTATTGGTGAGGCGATTAGATTGAACGCATCAGACCCGCCCGGGCAGAGGAGAACACCATGAGCAGCAATCGCGACGCCTACTGGATGCCGTTTACCGCCAACCGTCAGTTCAAGCAGAACCCGCGTCTGCTCGTTTCCGCCGATGGCATGTACTACACCGATGCCGATGGCCGTCAGGTACTGGATGGCGCGGCCGGCCTGTGGTGCGTCAACGCCGGCCACAACCGCCAACCCATCGTCGAGGCCATCCAGCGTCAGGCGGCCACCCTCGACTATGCGCCACCATTCCAGATGGGGCACCCGCTCGCCTTTGAAGCCGCCGAGCAACTGGTGACCATGGCACCCGAGGGCTTGACCCAGGCCTTCTTCGTCAACTCCGGTTCCGAGGCGGTCGAAACCGCCCTCAAGATGGCCCTGGCCTACCACCGGGTACGCGGTGACGCTGCCCGCGTCAACCTGATCGGTCGCGAGCGCGGCTACCATGGCGTCAATTTCGGCGGCATTTCGGTGGGCGGCATGGCCGGCAACCGCAAGCACTTTCCGGTCGGCCTGCCCACCGTCGACCATCTGCGCCACCCGCTCAACATCGAGAAAAACGCCTTCAGCCACGGCCTGCCGGAACATGGCGCCGAACTGGCCGATGAACTGGAAAGCCGCATCCTGGCCCTGCACGACCCGTCGACCATCGCCGCCGTCATCGTCGAACCCATGCAAGGCTCGACCGGGGTCATCCTGCCGCCCAAGGGCTACCTGCAGCGACTGCGTCAGATCTGCGACCAGTACGGCATTCTGCTGATCTTCGATGAAGTGATCACCGGCTTCGGGCGACTGGGGGCCGACTGGGCCAGCAACAAATTCGGCGTCCTGCCCGATTTGCTGACCTGTGCCAAAGGCCTGACCAATGGCTGCGTGCCGATGGGGGCCGTACTGGTCAAACCCGGCATCTATCAGGCCTTCATGGAGAGCGCGCCGGAGCACGTGATCGAATTCCCGCACGGCTACACCTACTCGGCCCATCCGCTGGCCTGCGCGGCGGCCATTGCCACCATGCAGCTCTACCGCGACGAGGGCCTGTTCCAGCGCGCCGCCGAGATGGCGCCGCTGTTCGAGGGGGCCGTCCACAGCCTGCGCGGCAAGCCTCATGTGCGCGACATCCGCAACCTGGGACTGGTCGCCGGCATCGAACTCACCCCGCGGGCCGGCGAGCCCGGCAAACGCGGCATGGAGGTCTTCCTCAAGTGCTGGGAACAGGGTGTCATGGTGCGCGTGACCGGCGACACCCTCGCCGTCTCGCCACCGCTGATCATCGATGCCCAGCAGATTGATCGCCTGTTTGCCGTCATCGGCAGCGCCATTGAACAGACACACTGAATCCGGAGCCCCCATGCAGACCCTGACTCATTACATCGCCGGCGAACCACACGCTGGCAACAGCGAACGCTTTGCCGATGTGTTCGACCCTGCCAGCGGCAGCGTCACCGCCCGCGTTCCGCTGGCCAGTGCCGCCGAAGTGTCGGCAGCGGTAGACGCCGCCCGCCGCGCCTTCCCCGCCTGGGCCGACACCCCGCCGCTCAAGCGCGCCCGCATCCTGTTCCGCTTCAAGGAGCTGCTGGAGCAAAACCAGCAAAAGCTGGCCGCGCTGATCTCCGCCGAACATGGCAAGCTGGTGCCGGATGCGCTGGGAGAGGTCACCCGCGGTCTGGAGGTGGTGGAATTTGCCTGTGGCATTCCCCATCTGCTCAAAGGCGAATACAGCCCGCAGGTCGGCAGTGGCATCGACAGCTTCAGTCTGCGCCAGCCCCTGGGGGTAGTGGCCGGCATCACCCCGTTCAACTTCCCGGCCATGGTGCCGATGTGGATGTTCCCGGTGGCGCTGGCTTGCGGCAACTGCTTCATCCTCAAGCCTTCCGAACGCGATCCCTCTGCCGCGCTGCTGCTGGCGCAACTGCTGGCAGAAGCCGGCCTGCCCGCCGGCGTATTCAATGTGGTCCACGGGGACAAACTGGCCGTCGATGCCTTGCTGGCGCATCCGGAAGTCGCCGCACTCA from Paludibacterium sp. B53371 includes:
- a CDS encoding methyl-accepting chemotaxis protein, with amino-acid sequence MRSLKVKLIIFVAVLMTILSAVIAGLVYSQMRSSIVEGVNNELGGTAAGYATFVKGWYDDRLQAVVAGNPLVNSADPVPTLARMNEAAGFATTYVGFADHHIVYSDGHPQKAGYDPVKRPWYQQAVAMGKPGVSAPYVDFDTGKLCLTFVSPVMEGGNVKAVVGGDVFIDALVKAVLSVKLRGDGYAFLVDKAGNVIAHHNQQLTLKPLANIAPDLTADKLNAAAASGDVLQTQLEGTDNYVKVVPIAGTDWLLGMSMGSSVVSEPMTKLLLTIIGIAVIALIILVPIASAVLASMLSGLKRLSQAMREISQGEGDLTRRINVSGQDEIAETAMAFNTFVGHLQDMFRAVKEEADRVISGVEQAGSTVRRVADDSREISDVSSSNAATLEQITVSISHIADAAREADNLVSQTGSVSSESAADMEKISREMGRTVDAVKGLSSMLETLDNRSQQITGITNVIKDIADQTNLLALNAAIEAARAGEMGRGFAVVADEVRKLAERTAQATLEITGMVNTIREETSQAVTNMQRTVSSVDGGVELTQNAVQRIEDIRAAMQSVVAKMNEISLSTSEQHNATTVIAQSTERINGRIIDSDNSLQGVHQTLSVLNDAASKMREMFGRFRV
- a CDS encoding aspartate aminotransferase family protein — translated: MSSNRDAYWMPFTANRQFKQNPRLLVSADGMYYTDADGRQVLDGAAGLWCVNAGHNRQPIVEAIQRQAATLDYAPPFQMGHPLAFEAAEQLVTMAPEGLTQAFFVNSGSEAVETALKMALAYHRVRGDAARVNLIGRERGYHGVNFGGISVGGMAGNRKHFPVGLPTVDHLRHPLNIEKNAFSHGLPEHGAELADELESRILALHDPSTIAAVIVEPMQGSTGVILPPKGYLQRLRQICDQYGILLIFDEVITGFGRLGADWASNKFGVLPDLLTCAKGLTNGCVPMGAVLVKPGIYQAFMESAPEHVIEFPHGYTYSAHPLACAAAIATMQLYRDEGLFQRAAEMAPLFEGAVHSLRGKPHVRDIRNLGLVAGIELTPRAGEPGKRGMEVFLKCWEQGVMVRVTGDTLAVSPPLIIDAQQIDRLFAVIGSAIEQTH